A single genomic interval of Deinococcus misasensis DSM 22328 harbors:
- a CDS encoding beta-galactosidase, which produces MADLRAFENTLIYGCDYNPEQWPESVWQEDMALMKRAGVNLVSIAIFGWARLEPEEGVYEFAWLDRIMDMLHQHGIKANLATATASSPAWFALKYPESLPVDKNGVRLGVGSRQQYSPASPIYREKASQLVRQLALRYKNHPALAMWHINNEYGCHIFESFSEETVCAFRNWLHHKYATLDALNEAWGTAFWSQTYYEWAEIQAPAAMPTFYNPSQYLDWRRFSSDMLQECMQMEVDLLREITPEVPVTTNYIGINKHLDQWKMSEIEDVVSIDIYPDPASPSAAIECAAQGDVARSLKQNQPWILMEQAPNQVQWRTLNHTKRPGQMRLWSYQLLARGARGIMYFQWRQSKAGAEKYHSGMVPHDGTDSRTWREIETLGNELKRLPDFCHDPVKAEVAIVLDWNSWWGLEQGSHPHADLNLMELVAQFYAPLHQQNITVQFVRPSDDLSPYRLVCIPNLYLVKEEDARNIETYVQNGGRVVMSYFSGIVNEHDHVYLGGYPAPFRKMLGLKVEEWLALSKEEKRPLENGWSAEQWIDVIRLEGAQAVTTHAADYYAGLPAITTHAFGAGRADYLGVKLPVEQMGLYLKTVLDELQIQPALQVPAGIEVVSRETTVFVLNHHPQTMTIDLPEHKKDLLSGKDVAGQVELPAYGVLILQ; this is translated from the coding sequence GAAGGGGTGTACGAATTTGCCTGGCTGGACCGCATCATGGACATGCTGCACCAGCATGGCATCAAGGCCAATCTGGCGACTGCTACGGCTTCTTCACCGGCATGGTTTGCCCTCAAGTACCCTGAAAGCCTGCCTGTGGACAAAAACGGAGTCCGACTGGGTGTGGGCTCCAGACAGCAGTACAGCCCGGCCAGCCCCATCTACCGTGAAAAAGCCTCCCAGTTGGTGCGCCAATTGGCCCTCAGGTACAAAAACCATCCTGCACTGGCCATGTGGCACATCAACAACGAGTATGGCTGTCACATCTTCGAGAGCTTTTCAGAAGAAACGGTATGTGCCTTTCGCAATTGGCTCCACCACAAGTACGCAACACTGGACGCTCTGAACGAGGCCTGGGGCACCGCTTTCTGGAGCCAGACCTATTATGAGTGGGCAGAAATTCAGGCTCCAGCAGCCATGCCCACTTTTTACAATCCTTCTCAGTATCTGGATTGGCGTAGGTTTTCCAGCGACATGCTTCAGGAATGCATGCAAATGGAAGTCGACCTCCTGCGTGAAATCACCCCAGAGGTTCCGGTCACCACCAACTACATTGGCATCAACAAGCATCTGGACCAGTGGAAGATGTCAGAAATCGAAGATGTGGTGTCCATTGACATTTACCCCGATCCTGCCAGCCCCTCAGCAGCCATTGAGTGTGCAGCTCAGGGGGATGTGGCCCGGTCTCTGAAACAGAACCAGCCTTGGATCCTGATGGAGCAGGCCCCCAATCAGGTGCAGTGGCGAACCCTGAACCACACCAAACGCCCCGGCCAGATGAGGCTCTGGAGTTACCAGTTGCTGGCCAGAGGGGCCAGAGGCATCATGTATTTCCAGTGGCGTCAAAGCAAAGCCGGAGCCGAGAAATACCACTCTGGCATGGTTCCGCACGATGGCACCGACTCCAGAACCTGGCGGGAAATCGAAACGCTGGGCAACGAACTGAAACGCCTCCCTGATTTCTGCCACGATCCAGTCAAAGCGGAAGTGGCCATTGTGCTGGACTGGAACAGCTGGTGGGGTCTGGAACAGGGTTCCCATCCCCATGCAGACCTGAACCTGATGGAACTGGTGGCCCAGTTTTACGCCCCTCTTCACCAGCAGAACATCACAGTGCAGTTTGTGCGTCCCTCTGATGATCTTTCCCCATACCGTCTGGTGTGCATTCCCAACCTGTATCTGGTCAAAGAAGAAGATGCCAGAAACATTGAAACCTATGTTCAGAACGGTGGACGTGTGGTGATGTCTTACTTCAGTGGCATCGTCAATGAACACGACCATGTGTATCTGGGCGGATATCCAGCTCCATTCCGCAAAATGCTGGGCCTCAAAGTGGAGGAGTGGTTGGCGCTTTCCAAAGAGGAAAAGCGTCCTCTGGAAAATGGCTGGAGTGCTGAACAGTGGATCGATGTGATCCGTCTGGAAGGTGCACAGGCCGTTACCACCCACGCAGCAGATTATTACGCTGGACTTCCAGCCATCACCACCCATGCTTTTGGGGCAGGTCGAGCAGATTATCTCGGGGTGAAGTTGCCTGTAGAGCAGATGGGCCTTTATCTCAAAACCGTGCTGGATGAACTGCAGATCCAGCCAGCATTGCAGGTGCCTGCAGGCATCGAGGTTGTTTCACGTGAAACAACGGTGTTTGTCTTGAACCATCATCCCCAGACCATGACCATTGATTTGCCAGAGCACAAAAAAGACCTGCTCTCTGGGAAAGATGTGGCAGGTCAGGTGGAGTTGCCTGCTTACGGCGTTTTGATTTTGCAATGA
- a CDS encoding LacI family DNA-binding transcriptional regulator has protein sequence MPGPSQITIQDVARAAGVSPATVSRVLNGTAGVKPEKIEKVRAALAQFGYKANPFARSLLSEGLKVVGVLVPNLQDEFYGSIVTAIEKTLRAQGLQMMCALGHDDVQAEQEALSMLLERGLDGLILLADHLPDALLLDLKTRKVPFVLLNRSIPEVAEHCLRVDNFQGGHQATRHLLDLGHTRIAHLTGPLNRADTLGRYNGYLQALRDAGLEMDEALVLYAQDDNWSIEAGEAMTERLLARTSFTAIFTANDPLAVGALKVLHRKGFRVPEDISIVGFDNRSISSWVSPALTVMDYPKYRMGETAATHLIQMMSGQPTAPLPLLPLERIERESTAARTAKRGK, from the coding sequence ATGCCCGGTCCTTCCCAGATCACCATTCAAGATGTTGCCAGAGCCGCTGGCGTCTCCCCTGCCACCGTTTCGAGGGTGCTGAACGGCACTGCTGGAGTCAAACCCGAGAAAATCGAGAAAGTGCGTGCTGCTCTGGCGCAATTTGGCTACAAGGCCAATCCTTTTGCCCGCAGCCTGCTTTCAGAGGGTCTCAAAGTGGTCGGTGTGCTGGTGCCCAACCTGCAAGACGAGTTTTATGGCAGCATTGTGACGGCCATCGAGAAAACCCTCAGGGCACAGGGGCTGCAAATGATGTGCGCTCTGGGCCACGATGATGTGCAAGCCGAACAGGAAGCCTTGAGCATGCTGCTGGAACGGGGTCTGGATGGATTGATTCTGCTGGCAGACCACCTGCCAGATGCCCTGCTGCTGGACCTCAAAACCAGAAAAGTGCCTTTTGTGCTGCTCAACCGCTCCATCCCAGAGGTGGCCGAGCACTGCCTCAGGGTGGACAATTTTCAGGGTGGACATCAGGCCACCCGTCATTTGCTGGACCTCGGGCACACCCGGATTGCCCACCTGACCGGACCTTTGAATCGCGCAGACACCTTGGGCCGTTACAACGGTTATTTGCAGGCTTTAAGGGACGCTGGCCTTGAGATGGATGAAGCCCTCGTGCTTTATGCACAGGACGACAACTGGAGTATCGAAGCCGGAGAGGCCATGACCGAGCGCCTGCTGGCCCGCACTTCTTTCACGGCCATCTTTACGGCCAACGATCCTCTGGCCGTTGGGGCATTGAAGGTACTCCATCGCAAAGGTTTTCGTGTCCCAGAGGACATCAGCATTGTGGGGTTTGACAACCGCTCGATCTCTTCATGGGTGAGCCCAGCCCTGACCGTCATGGATTACCCCAAGTACCGCATGGGCGAAACAGCAGCAACCCACCTGATCCAGATGATGTCGGGTCAGCCAACAGCACCGCTTCCTTTGCTTCCTCTGGAACGCATTGAACGGGAATCCACCGCCGCCAGAACAGCAAAGAGAGGGAAATAA
- the cobT gene encoding nicotinate-nucleotide--dimethylbenzimidazole phosphoribosyltransferase, with product MQTLLSRIEPLDAQALQKALERQDQLTKPPKSLGKLETLGVRLAGIQRTEKPEISRPVAIVCAGDHGVCEEGVSAFPASVTPLMVLNFLAEGAAVNAIARTVGAKVQVINAGVNADLPDHSALVNTPIRRGTRNLRKEPALTREEAEKAILLGAEVTSKAIQEGADILIPGEMGIGNTTPAAAITARMLDLAPELVTGRGTGISDEGLTHKIQVIQDALNRAGSHKADPLGVLADLGGLEIAAMTGVMLAGAAHRVPVVIDGFIAGSAALIAAALSPLAKDCFFASHQSVEIGHIKQLSALGLEPLLNLDMRLGEGTGGVLCVPILQAAASVLKNMATFAEAGIG from the coding sequence ATGCAGACTTTACTGAGCAGAATTGAACCGCTGGATGCACAAGCCCTGCAAAAAGCCCTTGAACGTCAGGACCAGCTCACCAAACCCCCCAAATCACTGGGCAAACTGGAAACCCTCGGGGTGCGGTTGGCTGGAATCCAGCGCACCGAAAAACCCGAGATCTCCAGACCTGTCGCAATTGTGTGTGCAGGCGACCACGGTGTGTGTGAGGAGGGGGTCAGCGCCTTTCCTGCCAGCGTCACCCCCCTGATGGTGCTGAATTTTCTGGCCGAAGGGGCTGCCGTCAATGCCATTGCCAGAACTGTGGGGGCAAAGGTGCAGGTCATCAATGCTGGAGTCAATGCCGATTTGCCTGACCATTCGGCTCTGGTGAACACTCCCATCCGCAGAGGCACCCGGAACCTGCGAAAAGAACCTGCTCTGACCAGAGAGGAAGCTGAGAAAGCCATCCTGTTGGGTGCAGAGGTGACCAGCAAAGCCATTCAAGAAGGCGCAGACATCCTGATTCCCGGTGAAATGGGCATCGGCAACACCACCCCCGCTGCTGCGATCACTGCCAGAATGCTGGACCTTGCTCCAGAGCTGGTGACCGGTCGTGGCACAGGCATTTCCGATGAAGGCCTGACCCACAAAATTCAGGTGATTCAGGATGCTTTGAACCGTGCTGGAAGTCATAAAGCGGATCCTCTGGGGGTTCTGGCTGATCTGGGCGGTCTGGAAATCGCTGCCATGACAGGTGTGATGCTGGCTGGAGCGGCACACCGGGTTCCTGTGGTGATCGATGGTTTCATCGCGGGGTCTGCTGCACTCATTGCTGCTGCCCTGTCTCCTCTGGCCAAGGATTGTTTCTTTGCCAGCCACCAGAGCGTGGAAATCGGGCACATCAAACAGCTTTCTGCACTGGGCTTGGAGCCCCTCTTGAATCTGGACATGCGTCTGGGAGAAGGCACAGGAGGGGTGCTTTGTGTGCCCATCTTGCAGGCTGCTGCCAGTGTCCTGAAAAACATGGCCACTTTTGCAGAAGCCGGAATCGGTTGA
- the cobU gene encoding bifunctional adenosylcobinamide kinase/adenosylcobinamide-phosphate guanylyltransferase: protein MKTLYLIRHGKTLDNHLKRYPGSDSPLSPEGWQTVQKLRPFLPAMSHVLSSPSLRTLQTCEALGLEPVVHPDLQEMGFGIMAGHTWAELEAKHGPEVLVWLENMQNPEAQTGAPEGESGQAFFSRVGNVLDNLPEGNTVLVTHLGVIRAILKVTLQMERFEISPASLTVLTEHQGMWILKHLNVTFPDTKPSKSIFISGGARSGKSAFGEKLAAASESPVTYIATAQAFDDEMLERIQRHQADRPAHFQTLEAPLDLLGALKQTEGTILIDCLSLWVSNGMMQDLGEAEILQKATEVCAEIQKRPFQTIVVSNEVGLGIVPINKLARQYRDILGRVNQLFASGCEESYFCVSGQPLKVK, encoded by the coding sequence ATGAAAACCCTTTACCTGATCCGCCACGGCAAGACCTTGGACAACCACCTGAAACGCTATCCCGGCTCCGATTCTCCCCTGAGCCCCGAGGGATGGCAAACGGTGCAAAAACTCCGGCCCTTCTTGCCTGCAATGTCCCATGTGCTCAGTTCCCCCAGCTTGAGAACCCTGCAAACCTGTGAAGCTCTGGGGCTTGAGCCTGTGGTGCACCCTGACTTGCAGGAAATGGGCTTTGGCATCATGGCAGGTCACACTTGGGCCGAACTGGAAGCCAAGCATGGTCCAGAGGTGCTGGTGTGGCTGGAGAACATGCAAAACCCAGAGGCACAGACTGGGGCACCAGAAGGTGAATCCGGTCAGGCATTTTTCTCAAGGGTTGGGAATGTGCTGGACAACCTGCCAGAAGGAAACACTGTGCTGGTCACCCATCTGGGTGTGATCCGGGCCATCCTGAAAGTCACCTTGCAGATGGAGCGTTTCGAGATCTCCCCTGCCAGCTTGACCGTTTTGACCGAACATCAAGGGATGTGGATATTGAAACATTTGAATGTCACTTTTCCAGACACGAAACCTTCCAAAAGCATTTTCATCTCTGGAGGGGCGAGGTCTGGTAAAAGTGCTTTTGGCGAAAAACTGGCCGCTGCTTCAGAAAGTCCAGTGACCTACATTGCAACCGCTCAGGCTTTCGATGATGAAATGCTGGAGCGCATCCAGAGGCATCAGGCAGATCGGCCTGCGCATTTTCAGACGCTGGAGGCCCCTCTGGACCTGCTGGGTGCCCTGAAGCAAACCGAAGGCACCATCCTGATCGATTGCCTGAGCCTGTGGGTTTCCAACGGCATGATGCAAGACCTTGGAGAAGCTGAGATCCTGCAAAAAGCCACTGAAGTGTGCGCAGAAATCCAAAAGCGACCTTTTCAAACCATTGTGGTCAGCAACGAGGTGGGGCTGGGCATCGTTCCCATCAACAAACTGGCCCGCCAGTACCGCGACATTCTGGGTCGGGTCAATCAATTGTTTGCCTCTGGCTGCGAGGAAAGTTATTTTTGTGTCTCTGGACAGCCTTTGAAGGTGAAGTGA
- a CDS encoding adenosylcobinamide-GDP ribazoletransferase produces the protein MLRSIHLALTFLTTLPLPDVGEVKAGEFKKASGFYPLAGYAVGLVLFVGLLFGQFLPAGVSGALTLALWLWITGMLHFDGLVDAGDALLVMKSPQRRLEILKDVHIGAFGLAVGVISLLLKWSLLTELHTLHWTALFTVVLVPAIARFAVLLPMNLFPAAREESLGARSREGWWQMGLLLILPVLFFQHGLWLILGGLVVALMVARFAASRLGGGINGDVYGAIIECTEIGVLLLWIILMGVGR, from the coding sequence ATGCTGCGTTCCATCCACCTCGCCCTGACCTTCCTGACCACCCTCCCCCTCCCCGATGTTGGAGAGGTCAAAGCAGGCGAATTCAAAAAAGCGAGTGGATTTTATCCTCTGGCCGGTTATGCCGTGGGTCTGGTGCTGTTTGTGGGCCTCCTATTCGGACAGTTTTTGCCTGCTGGGGTCTCTGGAGCCCTGACCCTTGCCCTGTGGCTCTGGATCACTGGAATGCTGCATTTCGATGGTCTGGTGGACGCCGGAGACGCCTTGCTGGTCATGAAATCTCCCCAGAGGCGTCTGGAGATCCTGAAAGACGTGCACATTGGGGCTTTTGGTCTGGCGGTCGGGGTGATTTCGCTCTTGCTCAAATGGAGCCTGCTGACCGAACTGCACACCCTACACTGGACTGCACTTTTCACGGTGGTCCTTGTGCCTGCCATTGCCCGCTTCGCGGTGCTTTTGCCCATGAATCTTTTCCCTGCTGCCAGAGAAGAATCTTTAGGGGCGCGGTCCAGAGAGGGCTGGTGGCAGATGGGTCTGTTGCTGATCCTGCCCGTTTTGTTCTTTCAGCATGGCCTCTGGCTGATTCTCGGGGGGTTGGTGGTCGCTTTGATGGTGGCCCGTTTTGCTGCAAGCCGTCTGGGAGGAGGCATCAACGGGGATGTGTATGGCGCAATCATCGAATGCACCGAAATCGGGGTTTTGCTGCTCTGGATCATTTTGATGGGGGTAGGACGATGA
- a CDS encoding LysR family transcriptional regulator: MAFLNYHHLRYFWAVAREGNLTRAAEKMHLSQSALSVQLRKLEEHLGHQLFERENRKLVLTEVGRIVLDHAETIFKTGDELQSLLKSGQASNRQVLRVGSVATLSRNFQFDFLKPLMGRTDLELVIRSGSLREMLAQLDAHTLDLVLSNLPVPRDAENLWHSHLLARQRVSLVKKPVKGEKPFRFPEDLKTVPIVLPSLQSDIRADFDLILEQAEIRPLILAEVDDMAMLRLLARETPGVTLVPPVVVQDELRSGVLVECCKIHDLQESFYAITQSRRFPNPLVAQLIQQVKGEV; encoded by the coding sequence ATGGCTTTTCTGAATTACCACCACCTGCGCTACTTTTGGGCGGTTGCCCGTGAAGGCAACCTCACCCGTGCCGCCGAAAAAATGCACCTCTCCCAGTCGGCCTTGTCTGTACAGCTTCGCAAGCTGGAAGAGCACCTCGGGCACCAACTGTTCGAGCGGGAAAACCGCAAACTGGTCCTGACCGAAGTGGGTCGCATCGTGCTCGACCACGCCGAAACCATCTTCAAAACCGGAGATGAACTCCAGAGCCTGCTCAAATCCGGTCAGGCCAGCAACCGGCAGGTGCTCAGGGTAGGTTCGGTGGCGACCCTGTCCCGCAACTTTCAATTCGACTTTCTGAAACCCCTGATGGGCCGCACCGATCTGGAACTGGTGATCCGCTCGGGAAGCCTCCGTGAAATGCTGGCCCAACTGGACGCCCACACGCTGGATCTGGTGCTCTCCAACCTGCCCGTTCCCAGAGACGCCGAAAACCTCTGGCACAGCCACCTGCTGGCAAGACAACGGGTCAGTCTGGTGAAAAAGCCTGTCAAAGGGGAAAAACCTTTCCGTTTTCCTGAAGACCTCAAGACCGTGCCCATCGTGCTGCCCAGCCTGCAAAGTGACATTCGTGCCGATTTCGACCTGATTCTGGAACAGGCCGAAATCCGCCCCCTGATCCTTGCAGAGGTGGACGACATGGCCATGCTGCGCCTGCTGGCACGCGAAACCCCCGGTGTCACGCTGGTCCCTCCCGTGGTGGTGCAAGACGAACTCCGCTCTGGCGTGCTGGTCGAATGCTGCAAAATCCATGACCTGCAAGAAAGCTTCTATGCGATCACCCAGAGCCGCAGGTTTCCGAATCCTCTGGTGGCCCAGTTGATTCAGCAGGTGAAGGGGGAGGTGTAG
- a CDS encoding proton-conducting transporter membrane subunit, which yields MEFFTLIFPLLLIAGPLSYLLVGLVPTQWANRNVGNMIQLTDRVAWTAFALSVVAAVGLALTGKVSHSFFALGEVFKLSVYFDTLSAVMLALVSFIGLIVTRYTRNYLAGDAQQGRFLKWLSATIAAVLALTVSGHLGMFVLVWMGISLGLHQLLIFYPERFGARLAARKKFITSRLGDLSMIGAAALTYQSFKTLDFSGIFSMAQAAREAGTSLPYIPEITALLVFAAVLKSAQFPFHSWLPEVMETPTPVSALLHAGIINAGGFLMVRMGEVMVLAPSTMTALALIGGITALYGSVVMLTQNSVKVSLAYSTVAQMGFMLLQCGLGAFSAAVLHIIGHSLYKAHAFLSSGSVVETSKSSFKKPLGAPKTSSLLLSLTLAVGVTFGVGAAFGASLDQKPGLLVLGSTLLMGLVYLMWNSVSDRLNPRLFLQGLGFTVAVAAGYFGLQTGMEMLLQGSVFTQMLPANLTALVLSVVLVVLFMAALVMQMLLPYRIHLPQWQAAYIHLLNGLYVHAFTHRLIEKLWPIEPHVHEDAAQKGPSHDLAHTRF from the coding sequence ATGGAATTTTTCACGCTGATCTTTCCCCTGCTGCTGATCGCCGGACCTTTGTCGTACCTGCTGGTTGGCCTTGTGCCCACCCAATGGGCCAACCGAAATGTGGGAAACATGATCCAGCTGACCGACCGTGTGGCCTGGACGGCCTTTGCCCTCTCGGTGGTGGCAGCCGTGGGTCTGGCCCTGACTGGCAAAGTCAGCCACAGTTTCTTTGCTCTGGGCGAGGTGTTCAAACTCAGCGTTTACTTTGACACCCTCTCTGCTGTGATGCTGGCTCTGGTGTCTTTCATCGGACTGATCGTGACCCGCTACACCCGCAACTATCTGGCTGGAGATGCCCAGCAAGGCCGTTTCCTGAAGTGGTTGTCTGCCACCATCGCTGCGGTGCTGGCCCTGACGGTCAGTGGTCATCTGGGCATGTTCGTGCTGGTCTGGATGGGCATCAGTCTGGGCCTCCACCAGTTGCTGATTTTCTACCCCGAGCGTTTCGGTGCAAGGCTGGCTGCCCGCAAGAAATTCATCACCAGCCGTCTGGGCGACCTGAGCATGATCGGTGCTGCTGCCCTGACCTACCAGTCCTTCAAAACCTTGGATTTCTCTGGCATCTTCTCGATGGCTCAGGCGGCCAGAGAGGCCGGAACCTCCCTCCCTTACATCCCTGAAATCACTGCACTGCTGGTCTTCGCTGCGGTGCTGAAATCCGCCCAGTTCCCTTTCCACAGTTGGCTGCCTGAAGTGATGGAAACCCCCACTCCGGTTTCTGCCCTGCTGCACGCTGGCATCATCAACGCAGGTGGTTTCCTGATGGTCCGCATGGGTGAAGTGATGGTGCTGGCCCCCTCCACCATGACCGCTCTGGCCCTGATCGGCGGAATCACTGCCCTGTACGGCTCGGTGGTGATGCTGACCCAGAACAGCGTCAAAGTGTCTCTGGCCTACTCCACGGTGGCCCAGATGGGATTCATGCTGCTTCAGTGTGGTCTGGGTGCGTTCTCCGCTGCGGTGCTGCACATCATCGGACACTCTCTGTACAAAGCCCACGCCTTCCTGTCCTCGGGCAGTGTGGTGGAAACCAGCAAATCCAGCTTCAAAAAGCCTCTGGGTGCCCCCAAAACCTCCAGTCTGCTGCTCTCCCTGACCCTTGCAGTGGGTGTGACTTTCGGCGTGGGCGCAGCTTTCGGGGCCTCTCTGGACCAGAAACCCGGCCTTCTGGTGCTTGGTTCAACCCTCCTGATGGGTCTGGTGTACCTGATGTGGAATTCGGTGTCTGACCGCCTGAACCCTCGCCTGTTCCTGCAAGGGCTGGGCTTCACTGTGGCCGTGGCTGCTGGATACTTTGGGCTGCAAACCGGAATGGAAATGCTGCTGCAAGGCTCGGTGTTCACCCAGATGCTGCCTGCAAACCTCACTGCTCTGGTGCTCTCGGTGGTGCTGGTGGTCTTGTTCATGGCCGCTCTGGTGATGCAGATGCTGCTTCCTTACCGCATCCACCTGCCCCAGTGGCAAGCCGCCTACATCCACCTGCTGAACGGTCTGTACGTGCATGCCTTCACCCACCGCCTGATTGAGAAGCTCTGGCCCATCGAACCCCACGTCCATGAAGATGCTGCCCAGAAAGGACCCAGCCATGACCTTGCCCACACCCGATTCTAA
- a CDS encoding YbcC family protein: MTLPTPDSKFVQQVEKAASRIPPLWPLKHFVAVNPFLGLTDQRFDAAAHTVQQVMNANMLMSRSYYAEQILSGRISERDLEVAAKEHGLSVNDLKRAAAQPSPAADVHKALTVAEVLDEEKGTHFARIVTEEISKWCASYYDQSQAVWTMPWKDLPIYAAWRAAAKFDRQPEVLGLPQFRKWVSQLSEQPLEAIRQVTDALGIPENALEVYLHHALSTVSGWASYVRYQTWDAELGGVKKDDLIQLLAVRLSFEYALYKGHFSIQRPWNRATFRMAHLDTSKPNLKVELALQRAFEHGFQRSLLGQLAGQQSADAPTRKAVQMVFCIDVRSEVFRRSLETVSADIETGGFAGFFGLPIQYVPLAEDEGNAQCPVLLQPGLKVPETLQGSSAQQQKDAVSSRLLRKQSMQVWKAFKTSAVSSFAYVETAGLGFGFKLASDSFHITRPVKHPSAHGLHEHEIRQLGPDLSGFSADQKLTLAQNMLGGMSLKENFARLVVLAGHGSSTVNNPHASGLDCGACGGHTGEANARVAAKILNDPAVRVGLKAKGIALPSDTFFVAALHNTTTDEVTLFDTENLPDSHMPDLKQLDLWLDQAGTLTRTARSRYLGTEGQSGQKIEQDIARRSKDWSQVRPEWGLAGNAAFIAAPRSRTHKLNLGGRVFLHNYEWKQDSGFKVLELIMVAPMVVASWINLQYYGSTVDNRAFGSGNKVLHNVVGGTLGVLQGSRGDLQTGLPMQSLHDGEKFIHEPLRLSVLIEAPRVEIDQIIQKHGNVRDLLDHHWLYLIRITEEGGFERYLGNLQWEKVESN; the protein is encoded by the coding sequence ATGACCTTGCCCACACCCGATTCTAAATTCGTGCAGCAAGTTGAGAAAGCCGCTTCCCGCATCCCTCCACTCTGGCCCCTCAAGCACTTCGTCGCCGTGAACCCCTTTCTTGGCCTGACCGACCAGAGGTTTGATGCCGCTGCCCACACCGTTCAGCAAGTGATGAACGCCAACATGCTGATGTCCCGCAGTTACTACGCCGAGCAAATCCTCTCGGGCCGGATTTCTGAACGTGATCTGGAAGTGGCTGCAAAAGAGCATGGCCTCAGTGTCAATGACCTGAAACGGGCTGCTGCCCAGCCCTCTCCTGCAGCAGATGTGCACAAGGCCCTGACCGTTGCCGAAGTCCTCGACGAAGAAAAAGGCACCCACTTTGCCCGCATTGTCACCGAAGAAATCTCCAAGTGGTGCGCTTCTTACTACGACCAGAGTCAGGCCGTCTGGACCATGCCCTGGAAGGACCTGCCCATCTACGCTGCATGGCGGGCCGCTGCGAAGTTTGACCGTCAGCCAGAGGTCCTCGGGTTGCCACAATTCCGCAAGTGGGTGTCCCAGCTTTCTGAGCAGCCTCTGGAAGCCATCCGTCAGGTGACCGATGCCCTCGGCATTCCAGAAAATGCTTTGGAGGTGTACCTGCACCACGCCCTTTCCACGGTCTCTGGCTGGGCCTCTTACGTGCGCTACCAGACCTGGGATGCCGAACTGGGCGGGGTCAAAAAAGACGACCTGATCCAGCTTCTGGCTGTGCGACTGAGCTTTGAATACGCCCTCTACAAAGGTCACTTCAGCATCCAGCGTCCGTGGAACCGGGCCACCTTCCGCATGGCCCATCTGGACACCAGCAAACCCAATTTGAAAGTTGAACTTGCCTTGCAACGGGCTTTCGAGCATGGTTTCCAGCGCAGCCTGCTGGGCCAACTGGCTGGACAGCAAAGCGCAGATGCCCCCACCAGAAAAGCCGTGCAGATGGTGTTCTGCATCGATGTGCGCTCGGAAGTGTTCCGCCGCTCTCTGGAAACCGTCAGCGCAGACATCGAAACCGGAGGTTTCGCAGGCTTCTTCGGCCTCCCCATCCAGTACGTGCCTCTGGCTGAAGACGAGGGGAATGCCCAGTGCCCGGTGCTTCTCCAGCCTGGCCTGAAAGTCCCCGAAACCCTGCAAGGCTCCAGTGCCCAGCAACAAAAAGATGCGGTGTCCTCACGCCTCCTGAGAAAACAATCCATGCAGGTCTGGAAAGCCTTCAAAACCTCTGCGGTGTCTTCCTTCGCTTATGTGGAAACGGCGGGTCTGGGCTTCGGATTCAAACTGGCCAGCGACAGCTTCCACATCACCCGTCCTGTGAAACACCCCAGTGCCCACGGTCTGCACGAACATGAAATCCGCCAGTTGGGACCGGACCTCTCTGGGTTCTCGGCAGACCAGAAACTGACCCTGGCCCAGAACATGCTGGGGGGGATGTCCCTCAAAGAAAACTTTGCCCGTCTGGTGGTGCTGGCTGGACACGGCAGCAGCACCGTTAACAATCCCCACGCCTCGGGTCTGGACTGCGGAGCCTGCGGAGGCCACACCGGAGAGGCCAACGCCAGAGTCGCTGCCAAAATCCTCAACGATCCAGCAGTACGTGTGGGCCTGAAAGCAAAAGGCATCGCCTTGCCTTCTGACACCTTCTTCGTGGCGGCCTTGCACAACACCACCACCGATGAAGTGACCCTATTTGACACCGAAAACCTGCCTGATTCCCACATGCCCGACCTCAAACAACTGGATCTGTGGCTGGATCAAGCCGGAACCCTGACCCGCACTGCACGCTCCCGTTACCTCGGGACCGAAGGCCAATCCGGTCAGAAAATCGAGCAGGACATCGCCAGACGCAGCAAAGACTGGTCTCAGGTGCGCCCCGAGTGGGGACTGGCTGGAAACGCCGCCTTCATCGCTGCGCCCAGAAGCCGCACCCACAAACTGAACCTCGGGGGTCGGGTGTTCCTGCACAACTACGAGTGGAAGCAGGACAGTGGCTTCAAGGTTCTCGAACTGATCATGGTGGCCCCGATGGTGGTGGCAAGCTGGATCAACCTGCAATACTACGGTTCCACCGTGGACAACCGGGCGTTTGGCAGTGGCAACAAAGTGCTGCACAACGTGGTGGGTGGCACCTTGGGCGTGCTGCAAGGCAGCAGGGGAGACCTGCAAACCGGCCTTCCCATGCAGTCCCTCCATGACGGTGAAAAATTCATCCATGAACCCCTCCGGCTCAGTGTCCTGATCGAGGCCCCCAGAGTTGAAATCGACCAGATCATCCAGAAACACGGCAACGTGCGCGATCTGCTGGACCACCACTGGCTCTACCTGATCCGCATCACCGAAGAAGGCGGGTTTGAGCGGTACCTCGGGAATTTGCAGTGGGAGAAAGTGGAGAGCAACTGA